From Tripterygium wilfordii isolate XIE 37 chromosome 13, ASM1340144v1, whole genome shotgun sequence, the proteins below share one genomic window:
- the LOC120013478 gene encoding uncharacterized protein LOC120013478 — MAETNGSLQQTHQPNPTHKSLFHALDPISLILSQNSDPNEPVPLRLTTEFYTMERGPRYKAYAELRESKLRMKNSRRREELEKEFKQTPPKKQVKFQANNLGTGRKGSSSSLAQSVPDFSAVIRKENRKPPSSMLELTPPPPSSKNWAKGGRTLSSSRGSKSANAGEKKGGLLMARKSYASIEELKGSSAAVTNAINGENRGGGRGIGKTVLGYRQFRV, encoded by the coding sequence ATGGCAGAGACCAACGGCTCTCTGCAACAAACCCATCAACCAAATCCAACTCATAAATCTCTCTTCCATGCTCTTGATCCCATATCTCTGATTCTCTCACAGAACTCAGACCCTAATGAACCAGTACCTCTGAGACTCACCACGGAGTTTTACACCATGGAGAGAGGACCCAGATACAAAGCATACGCAGAATTGAGAGAATCAAAGTTGAGAATGAAGAATTCGAGGCGACGTGAAGAATTGGAGAAAGAATTTAAACAAACTCCACCGAAAAAGCAGGTCAAGTTTCAGGCGAATAATCTCGGAACTGGCCGAAAAGGGTCATCCTCTAGTTTAGCACAATCGGTGCCGGACTTCTCTGCAGTGATAAGGAAAGAGAACCGGAAGCCACCGTCTTCAATGCTCGAACTGACGCCGCCGCCACCGTCCTCGAAGAACTGGGCAAAAGGGGGTCGTACTTTGTCGAGTTCGAGAGGGAGTAAGTCGGCGAATGCAGGGGAGAAGAAGGGAGGATTGTTGATGGCGAGGAAGAGCTACGCAAGTATTGAGGAATTGAAAGGGTCGTCGGCGGCAGTGACAAATGCCATTAATGGTGAGAACAGAGGCGGTGGCAGAGGAATTGGCAAGACTGTTCTTGGTTACAGACAATTTCGAGTGTAG